Proteins encoded in a region of the Isosphaeraceae bacterium EP7 genome:
- a CDS encoding efflux RND transporter periplasmic adaptor subunit, with protein sequence MLVPKKMFALAAGSMVALSAASFAEPQAPAPPNPVGVPTLVLNEVTIDWIEKSDVAALREGVIEKLELTIGKPVIAGGEIGHLHRKVAELSVKKAQLAARAKAPMAKAKAQYDHALAVLATSKRLNLKTAGSVSSEQLRKEEAEVNIAEATQTEAQEKTAIDVAELELNQQILEEHTIRAPIDGVIIEVHRQPGESIRANEAVVRMGNLARLRAFAYVPVDESYKVKEGQLVDLQPVISGGGVNPFASKVFRGKVTFIDPRIQPIGDASVRIYAEFENPNGELRPGLKARMTIHLTNEPTAAPNLTQGAANQPR encoded by the coding sequence ATGCTGGTGCCCAAGAAGATGTTCGCCCTGGCGGCCGGGTCGATGGTTGCCCTCTCCGCCGCCTCGTTCGCCGAGCCCCAGGCCCCCGCCCCCCCGAATCCGGTGGGCGTGCCGACCCTGGTGCTCAACGAGGTGACGATCGACTGGATCGAGAAGTCCGACGTGGCGGCTCTTCGCGAAGGGGTCATCGAGAAGCTGGAGCTGACCATCGGCAAGCCGGTGATCGCGGGGGGCGAGATCGGCCACCTGCACCGCAAAGTTGCCGAGCTGAGCGTGAAGAAGGCCCAGCTTGCCGCACGTGCCAAGGCCCCGATGGCCAAGGCCAAGGCCCAGTACGACCACGCTCTCGCCGTGCTCGCGACGAGCAAGCGATTGAATCTCAAGACGGCGGGCAGCGTCTCCAGCGAACAGCTCCGCAAGGAAGAGGCCGAGGTCAACATCGCCGAGGCGACGCAGACCGAGGCCCAGGAGAAGACCGCCATCGACGTGGCGGAGCTGGAGCTGAATCAGCAGATCCTCGAAGAACACACGATTCGCGCCCCCATCGACGGCGTGATCATCGAGGTCCACCGCCAGCCCGGCGAGAGCATCAGGGCCAACGAGGCCGTGGTGCGGATGGGCAACCTCGCCCGCCTTCGCGCCTTCGCGTATGTGCCCGTGGATGAGTCCTACAAGGTGAAGGAAGGCCAGCTGGTCGACCTCCAGCCCGTCATCAGCGGCGGCGGCGTGAACCCGTTCGCATCGAAGGTCTTCCGCGGCAAGGTGACGTTCATCGACCCCCGGATCCAGCCGATCGGCGACGCCTCGGTGCGGATCTACGCGGAGTTCGAGAACCCCAACGGCGAGCTTCGCCCGGGCCTGAAGGCGCGCATGACCATCCACCTGACCAACGAGCCGACCGCCGCCCCCAACCTGACCCAGGGTGCGGCTAACCAGCCTCGCTGA
- a CDS encoding biotin/lipoyl-binding protein, translated as MDAGTNRAGTTNMPEETIDPSLLEQTKNQIRKLVAEIAELAESDIQPAEFHVEFLNRAVAAVAASGGALWMLDGRGSLKLQHHLNFGSTGLMNGQVRTQPHDALLGCMMQANSPQIIPPGAAVEGVPNAGNPTGYALILAPLVVDKQVVGLVEILMDPTRRAATQKSTLRFVGDLSDLAANFLKNRQMRQMMSQQRLWNQLEGFTHQVHSSLNLREATYSVANDGKRLVGCDRLSVCLKVGGRTMIEAVSGQEVVEQRANLIREMTKLCKVVLRSGEDLVYTGNTEGFAPDIRDVLEMYVDESGSKVVIVTLLHKPEEDPSKEKVPFGCLVSEQIGDEVAPSDMHARTEVVSRHASTALWNASEHDKTLLPLLKLAGSPRRFFRGRTFAKILAAISAVIIGLLVLTFVPYELTIEGRGEILPEGRRNTYAPDRGVVVDVPVDHGQLVKKGDLLCRIESRELEKQLKEKIAERAEAMSRASHLDSQLAPGGSRNILDEEKNQIQGQKAEATIKVKSAQEQIEIIKDQIESLSVTAPLDGVITTWEVKKTLLNKPVEVGEALVQVLATDGDWSLEVQIPDDDMAPVLAAQSRLKTEIAKGTKPPSSRLPAYFVAATDPEHRYHGYVRRISSKPETVEGKHMVKVTVGFSDEVRSEFLKQNLEIRPGAEVRARVECGKARLAYVLLRDVVQVYYESVLFRWPFLR; from the coding sequence ATGGACGCGGGCACCAACCGGGCGGGAACCACCAACATGCCGGAAGAGACGATCGACCCGAGCTTGCTCGAGCAGACGAAAAACCAGATCCGCAAGTTGGTGGCCGAGATCGCCGAACTGGCCGAGTCGGACATCCAGCCGGCCGAGTTCCACGTCGAGTTCCTCAATCGCGCCGTGGCGGCCGTTGCGGCCTCCGGCGGCGCGCTCTGGATGCTCGACGGTCGCGGTAGCCTGAAGCTTCAGCATCACCTGAACTTCGGATCCACCGGCCTGATGAACGGGCAGGTGAGAACCCAGCCTCACGATGCGTTGCTTGGCTGCATGATGCAGGCCAACTCGCCGCAAATCATCCCGCCGGGCGCGGCGGTCGAGGGGGTGCCGAATGCCGGCAACCCGACCGGCTACGCCCTGATCCTGGCCCCCCTGGTGGTCGACAAGCAGGTGGTCGGCCTGGTCGAGATCCTGATGGATCCGACCCGCCGCGCGGCCACCCAGAAGAGCACGCTCCGGTTCGTGGGCGACCTGTCGGACCTGGCGGCGAACTTCCTCAAGAATCGCCAGATGCGGCAGATGATGTCGCAGCAGCGGCTCTGGAATCAGCTCGAAGGGTTCACGCATCAGGTCCATTCGTCGCTGAACCTGCGTGAGGCCACCTACTCGGTGGCCAACGACGGCAAGCGGCTGGTGGGCTGCGACCGGCTGAGCGTCTGCCTGAAGGTGGGCGGCCGGACGATGATCGAGGCCGTCAGCGGCCAGGAAGTCGTCGAGCAGCGAGCCAACCTGATCCGCGAGATGACCAAGCTCTGCAAGGTCGTGCTCCGCAGCGGCGAAGACCTGGTTTACACAGGGAACACCGAGGGCTTTGCCCCCGACATCCGCGACGTGCTGGAGATGTACGTCGACGAGTCGGGCTCGAAGGTCGTCATCGTCACGCTGCTGCATAAGCCCGAGGAAGACCCGAGCAAGGAGAAGGTGCCGTTCGGCTGCCTGGTGTCCGAGCAGATCGGCGACGAGGTCGCCCCTTCGGACATGCACGCCCGGACCGAGGTCGTCTCGCGACACGCCTCGACCGCCCTGTGGAATGCGTCCGAGCACGACAAGACCTTGCTGCCGCTCCTGAAGCTGGCAGGCTCGCCCCGCCGGTTCTTCCGCGGACGCACCTTCGCCAAGATCCTGGCGGCCATCTCCGCGGTGATTATCGGGCTGCTGGTGCTGACCTTCGTCCCCTATGAGCTGACGATCGAAGGGCGTGGCGAAATCCTGCCCGAGGGACGCCGGAACACCTACGCTCCCGACCGGGGCGTGGTGGTGGACGTGCCCGTCGATCACGGCCAGCTGGTGAAGAAGGGCGATCTGCTCTGCCGCATCGAGAGCCGCGAGCTGGAGAAGCAGCTCAAGGAGAAGATCGCCGAGCGGGCCGAGGCCATGAGCCGGGCCAGCCACCTGGACTCGCAGCTCGCCCCCGGCGGCTCGCGGAATATCCTCGACGAGGAGAAGAATCAGATCCAGGGGCAGAAGGCCGAGGCGACCATCAAGGTCAAGAGCGCCCAGGAGCAGATCGAGATCATCAAGGATCAGATCGAGTCGCTCTCGGTGACCGCGCCGCTTGACGGGGTGATCACGACCTGGGAAGTGAAGAAGACCCTGCTGAACAAGCCGGTCGAGGTGGGCGAGGCCCTGGTCCAGGTGCTGGCCACCGACGGCGACTGGTCGCTGGAAGTCCAGATTCCCGACGACGACATGGCGCCCGTCCTTGCCGCACAGAGCAGACTGAAGACGGAGATTGCCAAGGGGACCAAGCCCCCTTCGAGCCGGCTGCCGGCCTACTTCGTCGCGGCCACCGACCCCGAGCACCGCTACCACGGCTACGTCCGGCGGATCTCTTCGAAGCCCGAGACGGTCGAGGGCAAGCACATGGTCAAGGTGACCGTCGGCTTCAGCGACGAGGTCCGGTCCGAGTTCCTCAAGCAGAACCTTGAGATCAGGCCCGGTGCCGAGGTGCGAGCCCGCGTCGAGTGCGGGAAAGCCCGGCTGGCCTATGTCCTGCTCCGCGACGTGGTCCAGGTCTACTACGAGTCGGTCCTGTTCCGCTGGCCCTTCCTGCGTTGA
- a CDS encoding NAD-dependent epimerase/dehydratase family protein, with amino-acid sequence MALLITGATGLLGSHIAEKLVAEGRTVRAFVRPSSDTSFLRELGVELFVGNLTDPDACARATRGVDVVYHSAAKVGDWGRWADFRRDCIESTATLARAAAGSGVRRFVHISSTSAYGHPHDRERPVDETEPMGQNLWVWDPYTRSKVESENALRRVAADDKLDITIIRPSWLYGERDRTTVARLVARLRKHKLPTIGRGDNPLSAIYAGNVADAAILAAADLGSVGEAYNITNQGFISQRDFLNLFAAACDAPPVRRKVPYRLAYSAAFALEAVCRTAGKRKPPLITRYATWLMGRYLSYSTEKARTKLGWTPALGYDESIRRSVRWYLEQP; translated from the coding sequence TTGGCCCTGCTCATCACCGGTGCCACCGGGCTGCTCGGCAGCCATATCGCCGAGAAGCTCGTCGCAGAAGGGCGGACTGTCCGTGCCTTCGTCCGCCCCTCGAGCGACACCTCATTTTTGCGTGAACTCGGCGTCGAGCTGTTCGTCGGCAACCTCACCGATCCCGACGCCTGCGCCCGCGCCACCAGGGGGGTCGACGTCGTCTACCACTCGGCCGCGAAGGTGGGCGACTGGGGGCGCTGGGCCGACTTCCGGCGAGACTGCATCGAGTCGACCGCCACCCTGGCCCGCGCCGCCGCGGGTTCGGGCGTCCGCAGGTTCGTCCACATCAGCTCGACGAGCGCCTACGGCCACCCGCACGACCGCGAGCGGCCCGTCGACGAGACCGAGCCCATGGGCCAGAACCTCTGGGTCTGGGACCCCTACACCCGCAGCAAGGTCGAGTCAGAGAACGCCTTGCGCCGGGTTGCGGCGGACGACAAGCTCGACATCACGATCATCCGGCCGAGCTGGCTGTACGGTGAGCGCGACCGGACCACCGTGGCCAGGCTCGTTGCCCGCCTGCGCAAGCACAAGCTCCCCACGATCGGCCGGGGAGACAATCCCCTCTCGGCCATCTACGCAGGCAACGTCGCCGACGCCGCGATCCTCGCCGCGGCCGACCTCGGCTCCGTCGGCGAGGCCTATAACATCACCAATCAGGGATTCATCAGCCAGCGCGACTTCCTCAATCTCTTCGCCGCCGCCTGCGATGCCCCGCCCGTACGCCGCAAGGTCCCTTACCGCCTGGCCTACTCCGCCGCCTTCGCCCTGGAGGCCGTTTGTCGTACGGCAGGGAAGCGCAAGCCACCCCTCATCACGCGATACGCCACATGGTTGATGGGGCGATACCTCTCCTACAGCACCGAGAAGGCCCGAACCAAACTCGGCTGGACACCCGCCCTGGGTTACGACGAGAGCATCCGCCGAAGCGTCCGCTGGTACCTGGAACAGCCCTGA
- a CDS encoding DUF1559 domain-containing protein: MADTLPPTQRPRRGFTLIELLVVISIIAVLIALLLPAVQSAREAARRAQCTNNLKQISLAALNYEAANGCLPPAMQCNGGSIGYSSLLRICPFMEQTQVFNANNFSVGFSDSSNWTIPGVGISAFSCPSDPSALKASPLHFGPPPYLEFHTHYSGNVGPWNAFSVLFDPTNFTLYTDPLMANYAKGPLISGGLVPISAITDGMSNTIMYSENGQGVFSEATQSFSHPWSVGLPDSLSVEARFPPNWARRYSDPVNDPDNNALITWGRMNMMSFHPGGANAAFCDGSVHFLKDTIDCWTIPAPQSDGLPVGTTKADPDVYGLTLKPGAKLGIYQALSTRGGGEVISSDSF; encoded by the coding sequence ATGGCCGACACCCTGCCGCCCACGCAACGCCCTCGACGCGGGTTCACCCTGATCGAGCTGCTGGTGGTGATCTCGATCATCGCCGTCTTGATCGCGCTGTTGCTGCCCGCCGTGCAGAGCGCCCGCGAGGCGGCCAGGCGTGCCCAGTGCACCAACAATCTGAAGCAGATCTCGCTGGCGGCGCTCAATTATGAGGCGGCCAACGGCTGCCTCCCGCCCGCGATGCAGTGCAATGGAGGCAGCATCGGCTACTCGTCGCTGCTGCGCATCTGCCCGTTCATGGAGCAGACCCAAGTCTTCAACGCCAACAACTTTTCGGTCGGCTTCTCCGACTCGTCGAACTGGACGATCCCCGGCGTGGGTATCTCCGCCTTCTCGTGCCCGAGCGATCCGTCGGCCTTGAAAGCGAGTCCCCTGCACTTCGGACCGCCGCCGTACCTGGAATTCCACACCCATTATTCGGGGAACGTGGGGCCCTGGAATGCGTTCAGTGTGCTCTTCGACCCGACAAACTTCACGTTGTACACCGATCCCCTGATGGCAAATTACGCCAAGGGCCCGCTGATTTCCGGGGGCCTGGTGCCGATCTCGGCGATTACCGATGGGATGAGCAACACGATCATGTACTCGGAGAACGGCCAAGGGGTCTTCTCCGAGGCGACGCAATCGTTCTCGCACCCCTGGAGCGTGGGCTTGCCCGACTCGCTCTCAGTCGAGGCGAGGTTCCCGCCGAACTGGGCCAGGCGCTACAGCGACCCGGTCAATGACCCGGACAATAACGCCCTGATCACCTGGGGCCGAATGAACATGATGAGCTTCCACCCCGGGGGGGCCAACGCGGCGTTCTGCGACGGTTCGGTCCACTTCCTCAAGGACACGATCGATTGCTGGACCATCCCGGCTCCTCAGTCCGATGGGCTGCCGGTCGGGACGACCAAGGCGGACCCGGACGTGTACGGGCTTACCCTCAAGCCAGGCGCGAAGCTGGGCATCTATCAGGCGCTTTCGACACGCGGCGGCGGCGAGGTCATCAGCTCCGACAGCTTCTGA
- a CDS encoding zinc-dependent metalloprotease: MKRLAVALGPLGLALSIFQMPAGAQETAVKAADVPKAAAGETNLDLSQLLSRGRSGGGGGNSDPSKFRDFNEVTSGSQKFEGLFTLHKKDDHLYAEIKPFQFEQPMLAPITIARGLANAGMPMNFGEEWVVLFKRVGDRVQLVRRNIYFKAAPGSSLEKAVRQNYTDSILMALPIVSLNPAGQSVLIDLSDIFLSDFGQLGLGGLDRSRSSIDKVKAFANNIEIEVEATFTGRFGGDAVVDSRGTTVVIHYGLVKLPDGGYRPRVADDRIGHFISATKDFSSNDPDTTFVRYVNRWRLEKADPRAKLSPPKRQIIWYVEDTVPIELRPHVEEGILEWNKAFEKAGIRNAIAVRWVDPTKDEFDPEDMNYCTLRWITTPRTFAMSCFRANPLTGEIIDGDVIFDASWVRYWKDQFAVMTGNPLAQGANGESLRGEIISPILAAKMRYGRAGSTATNGQGNAPRLVPSDWTALDARLADRMGYSRHDECQMSTGMQAEMGLAALILADGAKPEEKKDDKAKPEEKKDDKAKPEEKKDDKEKEKEKKEDKEKEKDAEAKQSDEFIGALIKEVVMHEVGHSLGLRHNFKASTMLNADQLNDEAITRVKGQSGSVMDYNPVNFAPRGKTQGEYVTSTLGPYDYWVIEYAYKQIDGSEESGLKKIAARAPEHDLTYGTDEDMYLNNDPLVNVFDLGADPSKFARERIELSVALMKELDAKAVKDGESWTKTRRALSVLLDQWGNAATLISSYVGGQSVHRDHKGDKDGHDPIVPVSGAKQREALSMVVDQVLSDKAFQFNPALLRRLGVERWSHWGSGNEGSVEFPVYDRVLAIQKIALGQCLSGDVLARLQVQELQSDPGSAPLTMSEVFRALTDGIYTECQPAATPAGEKPKPVACSTIRRNLQREYLRRLATMVLGARRNAQADVLTFIMFGGSGSIPADARSLARMHLKQIGDKIQKSLDQKDAPVDDTTRAHFEECLDVIKRVSNAGIQANEP; the protein is encoded by the coding sequence ATGAAGCGACTCGCAGTGGCTCTCGGCCCGCTCGGCCTGGCCTTATCCATCTTCCAGATGCCCGCCGGTGCCCAGGAAACCGCGGTCAAGGCCGCCGATGTGCCCAAGGCCGCGGCGGGTGAGACCAACCTCGATCTCTCGCAGCTGCTCTCGCGCGGCCGATCGGGCGGGGGCGGGGGGAACTCGGACCCGTCGAAATTCCGCGACTTCAACGAGGTCACCTCAGGGTCACAGAAGTTCGAGGGGCTGTTCACTCTTCACAAGAAGGATGACCACCTCTACGCCGAGATCAAGCCGTTCCAGTTCGAACAGCCGATGCTCGCCCCCATCACCATCGCCCGCGGCCTGGCCAACGCCGGCATGCCGATGAACTTCGGCGAGGAATGGGTCGTCCTGTTCAAGCGCGTCGGCGATCGGGTCCAGCTCGTCCGCCGCAACATCTACTTCAAGGCCGCCCCCGGCTCCTCGCTGGAGAAGGCGGTCAGGCAGAATTACACCGACTCGATCCTGATGGCGTTGCCCATCGTCAGCCTCAACCCGGCCGGCCAGAGCGTGCTGATCGACCTGTCCGACATCTTCCTCAGCGACTTTGGCCAGCTCGGCCTCGGCGGCCTCGACCGCTCGCGCAGCAGCATCGACAAGGTGAAGGCGTTCGCCAACAACATCGAGATCGAGGTCGAGGCCACCTTCACCGGCCGGTTCGGCGGCGACGCGGTGGTCGACTCGCGCGGGACCACGGTGGTCATCCACTACGGCCTGGTCAAGCTCCCCGACGGCGGCTATCGCCCGCGCGTGGCCGACGACCGGATCGGCCACTTCATCAGCGCGACGAAGGACTTCTCCTCGAACGACCCGGACACCACCTTTGTCCGCTACGTCAACCGCTGGAGGCTGGAGAAGGCCGACCCCCGCGCCAAGCTCTCCCCCCCCAAGCGGCAGATCATCTGGTACGTCGAGGACACCGTCCCCATCGAGCTGCGCCCGCACGTCGAGGAGGGGATCCTGGAGTGGAACAAGGCCTTCGAAAAGGCCGGCATCCGCAACGCGATCGCCGTCCGCTGGGTCGACCCCACGAAGGATGAGTTCGACCCCGAGGACATGAATTACTGCACGCTCCGGTGGATCACCACCCCGCGCACGTTCGCCATGTCCTGCTTCCGCGCCAACCCCTTGACCGGCGAGATCATCGACGGCGACGTGATCTTCGACGCGAGCTGGGTCCGCTACTGGAAGGACCAGTTCGCCGTGATGACCGGCAACCCGCTGGCCCAGGGCGCGAACGGCGAGAGCCTGCGTGGCGAGATCATCAGCCCCATCCTCGCGGCCAAGATGCGCTACGGCCGTGCCGGTTCCACCGCTACCAACGGCCAGGGAAACGCCCCCCGGCTCGTCCCCTCGGACTGGACCGCGCTCGATGCCAGGCTCGCCGATCGGATGGGCTATTCCCGCCACGATGAGTGCCAGATGAGCACCGGCATGCAGGCCGAGATGGGCCTCGCCGCCCTCATCCTGGCCGATGGGGCCAAGCCCGAAGAGAAGAAGGACGACAAGGCCAAGCCCGAGGAGAAGAAGGACGACAAGGCCAAGCCCGAGGAGAAGAAGGACGACAAGGAGAAGGAGAAAGAGAAGAAGGAGGACAAGGAAAAGGAGAAGGACGCGGAGGCCAAGCAGTCCGACGAGTTCATCGGCGCGCTCATCAAGGAGGTCGTGATGCACGAGGTCGGGCACTCGCTCGGCCTGCGGCACAACTTCAAGGCGAGCACGATGCTCAACGCCGACCAGCTCAACGACGAGGCGATCACTCGCGTCAAAGGGCAGTCCGGCAGCGTCATGGACTACAACCCCGTCAACTTCGCCCCTCGCGGCAAGACGCAGGGGGAGTACGTCACCTCGACCCTCGGCCCGTATGATTACTGGGTCATCGAATACGCTTACAAGCAGATCGACGGGTCGGAAGAGTCGGGCCTGAAGAAGATCGCCGCTCGCGCCCCCGAGCACGACCTGACGTACGGCACCGATGAGGATATGTACCTCAACAACGACCCGCTGGTGAACGTCTTCGACCTGGGCGCAGACCCCTCCAAGTTCGCCAGGGAACGCATCGAGCTTTCGGTGGCCCTGATGAAGGAGCTGGACGCCAAGGCGGTGAAGGACGGCGAGTCGTGGACCAAGACGAGGCGCGCCCTGTCGGTTTTGCTCGACCAGTGGGGCAACGCGGCCACCCTGATCTCGTCCTACGTCGGCGGTCAGAGCGTGCATCGCGACCACAAGGGGGACAAGGACGGCCACGACCCGATCGTCCCGGTCTCCGGTGCCAAGCAGCGTGAAGCCCTGTCCATGGTCGTCGACCAGGTCCTCTCAGACAAGGCCTTCCAGTTCAATCCCGCGCTCCTCCGCCGCCTGGGCGTCGAACGCTGGAGCCACTGGGGCAGCGGCAACGAGGGCTCGGTCGAATTCCCCGTCTACGATCGCGTGCTGGCCATCCAGAAGATCGCGCTCGGCCAGTGCCTGAGCGGCGACGTGCTGGCCCGGCTCCAGGTCCAGGAGCTGCAATCCGATCCTGGCTCGGCCCCCCTGACGATGTCGGAGGTCTTCCGAGCCCTGACCGATGGCATCTACACCGAGTGCCAGCCCGCCGCGACCCCCGCCGGAGAGAAGCCGAAGCCGGTCGCGTGCTCGACGATCCGCCGGAACCTCCAGCGCGAGTACCTCCGACGGCTGGCGACGATGGTCCTGGGCGCCCGCCGCAACGCGCAAGCCGACGTGCTCACGTTCATCATGTTCGGCGGATCGGGGTCCATCCCGGCCGACGCCCGCAGCCTCGCCCGGATGCACCTGAAGCAGATCGGTGACAAGATCCAGAAGTCGCTCGACCAGAAGGACGCCCCGGTCGACGACACCACCCGCGCTCATTTCGAGGAGTGCCTCGACGTGATCAAGCGGGTCTCCAACGCCGGAATCCAGGCCAACGAGCCTTGA